The following are from one region of the Oscarella lobularis chromosome 3, ooOscLobu1.1, whole genome shotgun sequence genome:
- the LOC136184990 gene encoding transcription initiation factor TFIID subunit 4-like translates to MAASFLDELLQSPVDPNPPLDGQKSAFPSMASRQQGTNMAQALLTTQIVSNTGLVANPTAPTQHMRSVQLSTNADDSTSSSPMLTRVLPRAPAAPPGGGAVGPTAAATVATAAAVAANARQPVPIAPRPTVQSRSLAGIGALPQRLATPSLQQQPIIAASSVGGSSVPSNGQTGSVTVAAAAAAAAAATAPPPAQQQQQQEQPSDKVKKFLNNLVMLANKTSSESGAMVTDLVKQLVSGSLSEELFVQQMGESQTGSTTELLSLLKSGVPQLRSELKALDERNRQQQQNSQTQLTSLPQATPVQHPAAQAIKPVQVQQSQPQQGPFIQVKTTSGQIVTLSAQLYQQLQQQQQQQQQQQQQQKQQIAVSIPKPETPQQQQQQPLQQPQLSQQPQQPQQQQPQQQQPQQQQQVVIQPVYSAPLQQQAQQPVIIPQQQPSQLQQAASTGTASPKAAPARPTTSAKKSVASSTPTKGGGGGTKGKQKATGVGAPGGGSSGVAGEAGPVRMDDDDITDVTSMAGVNLMEETARISATNSELVAGATRSIKEDLFLVQDQTETFLTTEMLPRSGIESMSPDVPPLLSHAVEEYLRDLVEKLAVLSQHRLEIHKEDQSSEGVSDTKAQLKVFERIDQIHAKKKQERERELLLKAAKSRSKQDDAELAFLKEKAKQMQQEEDEILRKRAANETALMAIGSRKRKIDLQAAADAAQYGRLDGSDADALTNPSNPSGVALARAQARKTRLRRVNFKDLLFLLEQERQTRKSLLLYKSYLK, encoded by the exons CAAGGAACCAACATGGCGCAGGCCCTCCTAACCACCCAAATCGTGTCGAATACCGGACTCGTCGCCAATCCGACGGCACCGACGCAGCATATGCGAAGCGTTCAATTGTcgacgaacgccgacgattcgacgtcgtcttcgccaaTGCTAACGCGCGTTCTACCTCGCGCGCCCGCGGCACCGCCAGGAGGGGGAGCCGTCGGtcccaccgccgccgccaccgtcgccaccgccgctgCGGTAGCGGCGAATGCGCGGCAACCGGTTCCGATCGCACCGCGACCCACGGTGCAGTCTCGTTCGCTCGCCGGCATCGGAGCGTTGCCGCAGAGATTGGCCACGCCCTCTCTGCAGCAACAGCCAATTATCGCCGCTAGTAGCGTCGGCGGAAGTTCGGTGCCGTCGAACGGGCAAACGGGAAGCGtgacggtggcggcggcggcggcggcggcggcggcggcgacggcgccgccACCGGctcaacagcaacagcaacaggaACAGCCGAGCGATaaagtgaagaaatttttgaaTAATCTCGTTATGCTGGCGAATAAGACGTCGTCCGAAAGCGGGGCTATGGTGACGGACTTGGTCAAGCAGCTTGTG TCTGGAAGTTTGTCAGAGGAGCTCTTCGTGCAGCAGATGGGAGAGTCGCAAACCGGATCTACAACGGAATTGTTAAGTTTACTCAAG agtGGCGTGCCTCAACTGAGAAGTGAACTCAAAGCCCTtgacgaaagaaatcgacagcaacagcaaaaTTCACAGACGCAGCTGACTTCGCTGCCTCAAGCGACTCCTGTTCAACATCCCGCAGCTCAAGCAATCAAGCCAGTGCAAGTGCAACAGTCGCAACCGCAGCAAGGCCCTTTTATTCAAGTGAAGACGACCTCAGGCCAGATAGTGACGCTGTCCGCTCAATTGTATCAACAGCtccagcaacaacagcaacagcaacagcagcaacagcagcagcagaagcaacAGATTGCAGTGTCTATACCGAAGCCCGAAACTccgcagcagcaacaacagcagccTTTGCAACAGCCGCAACTTTCACAACAGCCACAACAGCCTCAGCAACAACAGCCTCAGCAACAACAGCctcagcaacaacagcaagTTGTTATTCAGCCTGTGTACTCGGCCCCGCTTCAACAGCAGGCACAGCAGCCCGTCATTATACCCCAACAACAGCCGTCGCAACTTCAGCAGGCAGCCTCCACTGGGACGGCTAGTCCAAAGGCAGCCCCTGCGAGACCAACTACCT CTGCCAAGAAGTCGGTTGCTTCGTCTACACCTACCAAGGGTGGCGGAGGAGGTACGAAAGGCAAACAGAAGGCAACTGGAGTCGGAGCTCCCGGCGGAGGTAGTAGTGGCGTCGCCGGAGAGGCCGGACCCGTTCgaatggacgacgacgacatcaccgacgtcacgtcgatgGCAGGGGTTAATTTAATG GAAGAGACGGCGCGAATTTCCGCTACCAATTCGgagctcgtcgccggcgcaACGAGATCGATCAAGGAGGATCTCTTCCTCGTTCAAGATCAGACGGAGACGTTTTTAACGACGGAAATGC TTCCGCGTAGCGGGATTGAGTCTATGTCTCCCGACGTTCCTCCTTTATTGTCTCACGCTGTCGAA GAATATCTAAGggatctcgtcgaaaaattggCCGTCCTTTCGCAGCATCGATTAGAAATTCACAAG GAGGATCAGAGTAGCGAAGGCGTTTCCGATACAAAAGCTCAGCTTAAAGTTTTCGAACGAATCGATCAAATTCacgcaaagaagaaacaggAGCGAGAACGAGAGCTTTTATTGAAAGCGGCTAAA agCCGATCGAAACAGGACGACGCCGAGCTTGCatttttgaaagagaaagcgaagcAG ATGCAacaagaggaagacgagatACTGCGAAAGAGAGCGGCGAACGAGACGGCGCTGATGGCAATTGgatcgcgaaaacgaaaaatcgatcTGCAGGCAGCAGCCGACGCAGCGCAG TACGGTCGTTTGGACGGATCTGACGCCGACGCGTTGACGAACCCTAGTAATCCGAGCGGAGTTGCGTTGGCTAGAGCTCAG gCTCGTAAGACGAGACTGAGACGGGTCAACTTCAAAGACCTGTTGTTTTTATTGGAGCAAGAGCGGCAGACGCGAAAGTCGCTGCTCTTGTACAAATCGTATTTGAAGTAG